A region of the Enoplosus armatus isolate fEnoArm2 chromosome 8, fEnoArm2.hap1, whole genome shotgun sequence genome:
CGCAGGAGAACAGTAAACACACTACGTCTTACTTGTCGTTGAAGAAGAGGCCGCGAGCCACGGCGTACGTGACGGCAGGGATGACGGGAAAACCTTTGGCAAAGAGGGAGAAACGCGAACAGAAATGTCAGACGGACGTCCTGGATCACCCTGGAGACAGTTTCGCGGTTTCGCAGAGGTCATGCATTGCTGACTTTTCATGAAGGTAACGTATCCGCGCGGTACTTAAACGTGGTCTCCGTGGACAAATCGTTTGAATCCCCTGGGCCGTCTGCGctgaaacacaaaaggaaaGACCCTCCCGACTCACCCCATCCCACGACGTAGTACCAGAAGAGCTGCTGCTCCCCGACAAAGACGGCCACTATGATGAGCGTGTGGAGGTAGATGCCCTCACACAGCATCCAGAAGTAGTTGGAAGTGGACGTGTACTGAGTCAGCACGGCCAGGACCTTACAGCTCACCTGAGGAAGGACAGGAAGCGGTTAAGGCAGATTTGAACCCACAGGGAATATAACGAAGTCTGCACCAAGCTATGGATCATAATAATGAGCACACCGTTAAGTTAAGCGTAggacttctttttttcttttttttttaactgaaattCGTTcgtgtaatgaaataaaatgacagatgaAAGATAAAGTCAGTGGCTCACGGGGTTGCTGGCATTTATGGCTTGGTTATTGGCCACATTGAGCGAGAGCCACATTATAGTGACAATGGAGTTcaagatgaaggagagaaacaTGTTCTTGTGGAGGGAGATTCTCTGGCAGCTGAGACTCCTGAAAGAGAGAACACGGacggagagggggagggaaggtATGTCAGTTCAGGCTTCTTTGGATTCTTTTTAACGGcttacacaaacatttttgcACTGAAATTGCCAAAGCTGAGAGTCTGAGCCAGAATTCAACATCAATTAAAATCTGAACATAcaatttaccccccccccccacacacacacacacaatggaagCCATTTTAGAATGGGAATGACACTGACCATACCAGTTGTAATTATATTGGTCTCCATACAAGCAGCTTATAGCAGTTTCTAAgccattttctttcctctcaccccctgcacgagactggGGGGGGgcctgagcagctccttcagcaccCAGACTGTCACACCCGTTCATTCCTgcggctataagactgtttaactgcacgtaaatctgcacaatttgtacaaaCGTTACATAtatttttccgtgtatatatttatttttgtcccccatatttttttggatctgtatttattatttgtatatagTTTTTTCTTCTAAGTCTTATTGACACCGTGCTTGTccgctgtgtgtttctgcacctttctgtctttgctgctgcgAGGTGTAAATTTCCCCCGCTGTGGGATTGATAAAAAGTCTGAGTCTAAGTCTAAGTAAAAAAGTAAGAGAAGCATCTGAAGGCCGTCGGAGAGCTGATGTGACTCACTTGAAGTAGGAGAAGATGATCAGACAGATGATCAGGGAGACTATAGACAGGCCATGACCCACCATGGCCAGGTAGTAGAGACTGTAGGCAAACTGCAGGGacaaaaagaattaaaaaaataaaaaaaaatcaccacttCATGAGGACGGTTATATTACAGTAAAGCAGTTATAGTGGGAAAATTCAGAAAAGAAAGTTGTTTCCTGAATGGCCATGGGTTTGATGCACTGAAGAAAAGAATCACATTGATTGATGTCACGGCAACTAAATGAGATTCATGGGACAATGTCCAAGACAAGCTTCACGGAGACCGTTCCTACAGAAATATCCGTCCGCCCTCCAGGTGGAACGAAGCCCAAATGACTTGCATGTGACATGAGGTGGGGTTTGCATCAGTCTGCTTGAAAGGGGACTAAGAGCCGCGTTCTTTGGTTATGACACGACTCTGGTTTGGTCAAAGGAGCCaaaactaaatgtgttttcaacGGTTCCCGACATacatctcacacacagcagttcCACGTCATTGTGTTTTACCTTGAGTTTGTCTTTGGTGTAGGCCTGACACTGGGTGTAGTTAGTCCAGACCCTGTTGCTCTCTGGGTGGTGGAACCACTGGCCATCAGGATTGCACACTTTAGTAACCTTCTCTGTTGAAGACGACATTATAACTATACGACTTCAGGTGCCAAACAGACACTGCAAAGCTATTAAGTAAACTataatttgcaaatgtttctgTGCATTGGTGAATATATGTGAGGGagagccacccccccccctcccccctctttgcaattacacaaacagcaaaaaacaaacaaacagttaatctgaagtgaaaataaataaaaaactgactTGCTAGAGTAAAAGTGCATATCAATACAAACAGACGGACAACAAACAGACAGTATTGCatatgttgtgtgtgagtgtgtgttaagGCCTCACCAGCAGGGTCGAAATCAAAAAAGTATTCAGGACACATCTGCATGACCGTCCCCGGAGCTGAGTCCCCCCAGCACAGCCAGCCGTCCCATGTGCGGTTACAGTAAGTGCCTACAGAGGGCAGTACGGACACGAGATTGAAATAGAGCAACCGTGTAAACCTTCCCCCGCCTCTAGTCTCAGAGCGACGTGCGCGCAGGTGAGGCACCTAATCCCGCTACGCTTCAAAAGACCTTCTTTGCAGTAGATTGCTTGTTTGTAAGAAGTGCTAATTCCATAAATAGCACTGCGTGTTCTGCACAGTCCTGCatatttgtttggttgttgACGTTTGAGTTCCTACAGGTGgtgctgtttgtctgttcagCCACTGGGCCCCCCCTGCTCATGCCAGCCacccacttcttcttctgtttaaatGACATAAAGCACAAGATGTTTCAGCCGCCGCATGTTTagaacagcaaaaaaacagtaaaagctGGTTAtatcaaatatgaaatatttctcAATTTCGCCAAAACTGAAGTCTGCTGTAATGCATTGTCCCTCCCACAACCTTTTAAGTGTTTAATAaactccccccccccttgcAGGATGAATCATAGAAATGATCTATTCAAGGTAAATGCTGTGTTCCACTGATGTAGACGACGTGTCTGACCGCACTTGGCCCACAACAGAGCTCGTCAACAATAGACGGAAACCTGCCGGTACCAGGTTGCACTGTGGCATGTTGGGAAACGGAGCgcaaaataacatttcaaaggCAGCGAAGGACCGAGCGGGAGTAACAGCCACTGGGAAAGAGACAAAGGGCAGGTTTCCTTTCTTTCAgactcacttcctctctctctctctctctctctctctctcttcgtgtGCGCACACAGTGGAAACTGTTAACTGCATTTAACTAAATCCGCATATATCTAATGAGCTGAACACTGAGCCTCCTATGCCGAGCGGAGGAGAAACGCAACAAAGACGCCATTTGAAATACATGCGCGTGAAATGATTCAGCGGTAAACTAACAATTAGCTCATTCGCCTTCATTTCCACCACGTTAAAGCAACGACGGCCGCTAGTGAAGCCGTTGGCTCAGTGTGTTACTCTGGTGACTCCCAGGTGTAGATCCAAATAGACACCGTGGCAGGCAGCAACGCAGGCCACTAATTGtcctaaacccccccccacacagatCTTTCAtgaataaagaacattttattctattttactgCTTTAGAATTGTATTaataatccatccaatatttaatagttagggttagggtgacGTTCATATCGACCGCCGACGTGAAAGTCAtacttttccctccttttcacATCTTCGTCGTGGATCCCGGCGCGACAGCAAAAATAAGAGCCCGTGGAATTAACGGCAAGGCTACCGAAGCAGTTTTAAAGGACATCCTGTAATTCATTTCGTCACTTATCAACTATTCAGCTCAAGCGATTCAATTTGCAGAGGGAGGCTGTTATCAGCTGAACTGGGAATAAACAGAACGATAGGTGCAGCCTCATTCACCTTCTTCTGTACGTGATGGATCGTGGATTATCTTCAGGTAGCACTCGAATTGAGCGGCCAGGATCTGGTGTCGGGACTTCCCCAGTACGGTGGATACGTTGCTGAAattttcctgctgctcctcctccactgcctccTCAACGGCCACCATGGACCCCACATCCTCAGACTGGGAGACCTGGGCACAAATGATTTCTTGTTAAGACTCAAATATCACTTTACGTTACATTAGTAATCTTATCTGCTCTGCCCggtctgcttgtgttttctcctcctgtcttcttcCTTGGTGTCTCTCAGCTCCCTTATGGTCTCCTGGTTCAACCTACTTAGTGTACACATCCAGggtgtcaagtgtgtgtgtgtgtgtgtgtgtgtgtgtgtgtgtgtgtgttcagtaattagctaatgaaaagaagagagctttgcagccacacacacacacacacacgtgatcGCACTCACCTCTGTGCCCAACGCCAGCGCAACTATCAGTGAGAGTGTCAGGGTCCTCCACATGTTTCTAAAAGGGAAACAGGAACAACAATGCAATTCATTTTCCCATCCACACGCTCTTACATGTGAGAAGCTGCTCTGCATTCCAAAACTGAGGTTCTCGCAATAAACAAACATTCTACACAGCATTACACAAACAGGACTAAGGGTccacagccacgctagcagctctgtgagactgtacttaaGGACAGTGGTGTTTTTGGCATGCTCACATCTGCTAATTATCGCTAAGCACAAAGCGCGGCAGAAGTTGATGGGGAACGTCATTCGTTCCGCGGGTTATTTGATCATCAGCCCGAAGACAAATGAAAAGCGGACCTGATGATCGCTAAAGATGTTACAACTCATTCCTGAGGGGGATGAATGTCTACGCCACATTTCATGCCAacccatccaacagttgttgagatgtccgtcagtctggaccacagtgtTAGACTAAAGCTTGTGTGAGTGCATTGTCTTTCAAGTGCGCTTAAGtatgtttatttacagcatgtGTATTTTCCTCATCTATCAGGACAGGAAgttcacgcccccccccccaccagccaGCCATTCTTCTCCGCTGTCCCACTCGGGGTCACAGAAACAGATGTGCGTTTGTTATTATTTTGGGGGCGAAAGGGCAGCAAGCTGCCTTCAGTGTTTCCTCGTTAATAAGCCTGAAATAAATACTCGGCGCAAGGAGGCATAAGAGCGTGAGGCGACAACGGCTGAGGCTCTAAAAACCAAACGCGCGCGACAAAAGGCGTCTCTTCGGTGGGGAAACATGGTGGGCTTTAATCTACCCGCGAGGGAGGACGCTGACGTCGGAGCGTTCGGACCTCATGGCCAGCATGACATGACACTTGTTtgtaaatgcaataaaaagtCACGACGTCAGACGCTCATTTCAGGTGTCAGTGAAATGCACGCGCTACTGTGCAGCTTGCTCGACCGTGACAAAGAGTCAGTTAGTAGTAAACTCCGGCCTTCTCTTTGGAATTGGTTGCAAATGATGAGCACGACTCTGAAAAGCCGAATTTGTCTCCACAGCAGTATtcatttcagcatctttcatctttcatgATTTCAAATTCACGTTCAGCAGACGTGCGTTCAATATTCAAACCAAACAATAATATACAGAATCTTTTTAAAAGCTAAAAAGCTAAAAGTTGAATTGTGAAAGAGAACTGTAGAACCTATCCAAAGATGCCAAACATATCAACTGAATCACAGGGACGCACATTGAGAAAGTGCTCACATAAAAAAATTAAGATTTATGGGTCTGACATTGTCGAACTGCAGGGGAAAACATGTGGTATCTAGATACCTGCGAAGGAAACGTAAGTGGAATATTGGAAACATTAGGGCTCAAGCGATTCAAGGCCAGACAGGCAGCCAGTTCGAATGTTTAAAGCAGTTACAGCACATATTCGTGCCAAGAAAGCTCTTCTTTGAGTCCAAAGCAACGAAAACAAAAGTTTGACAGCTGAGAGTTGCAGGACATGAgagatggaaaatgaaatgCGCGTCGTGGGcgtgagggttttttttcccagggaACCCATGCAAAATCATTCTTTGTttgaacttcctgtttttctttttgtctctttctgcctctaCTCGCGCCGGATTTAACCGACACAGAGCACTTCAATAAATGATGTTTCAGCGAGCGCTTAAAGCAGAACTGAACGCATAACGCTCAGCGGTTTTGTGTCGTGTCTCGTACCCGAAGGGAGCCACGTGAAAAAGGTTGCGCAGAGGCGAGCTCCTTTGACTCGCCCCAACGCACAGAGCTGattgttaaaacatttgcagTGAACAACTTGTCAGTGCTGAAGAAATTCAATATTCACGTGGAGCCAACCTTTCAGCAATTGTTTGCGGTGACTCAAAGATACGTTCAACGGCTACAACCCCGTCTTAGGAGACATCGCGGCTACTGGGGCCGACCAATAACGGCTGGGCCTGGCGACCGCACACAGCACCGCATGAACAAACCCAAGGCAAGGTGAGTAGTTTGCCAGCTAACGTGATAAATAATGTAACGACGTTAAGGGATGGCACTGTTCCATTTAGGTGCGAGCGAGCGAGCATGCGCGACTAAGGCCCCCCGAAACTGACGCACCAATACAGATAGAGGTCCACATTCGTTAGTGCTGTGCTTTCGCTGCCATTCCGGGTGAAAATGTGAACAAAGTCTATTGAATTCACATTATATTAAATTGACATGTTCTTTGTCTGAGCGAGAAGGTGAAATGTTGGCGCGTTCACATGTTCATGCTGATTCTTTGTCTGTTGTTCtctgccctaaatgaacagtgttgctgatgtctctgtaatggttaatccaccagtatgtgcaagccgagctctttaatcaaaatgatatctttaacgctaaaatagaattattgttgttatccatgaattctcaaatttaccgttttacaaaaaagcagaaaaaaatagtaaagcacgttattatttttttgattgagatgccaaattacagttatttacttgcattcctgaacagaaaccagtgaataaggactatttagttgttccagtttgttctttgcctaataaataacaatacaccttttagtttgaaacaagtttttgacggatttctaaaatatttgtgtttttctcatttttatgacaggtggtctaatacatttctTAAGCGCTGTATGAGTTTCAAGCCCCTCATCAACGCAGGTAAGACCCAAGATAACCCAAAAGATGTCATTTGTGCGTCCTCGTCCTTGCTGCTGAACACGCGGCACTGTGACATATTTTCCCGTGGACTGCGGTTTCTGTGGGCGACGGCAACCGtacaacacagagacactcaCAGACACCCAGGAACAGACATTTATGATTACAGTTCCATTCAGTACGAAAGTCAACAATGAACGCCTTCGTATCTGTTATGCACACAGTTGCCTCCAAAATATTGTTCCCGATCAGGACATTGTAAagccaaggacacacacacacacacacacacacactcacacattatAATACCTTGGCAGCGCTCGCTGTATGCCATTATCACCAACCAACACTGCACACAATCTATCTGTGAACGGCGGCCAAGTCGTTTGGTTCGTCTTCGTTTTCCGGTAACAATAGAAACTCAAAAGGTTGCTGCATTTGTCACTTCCTTTGTCCCCGTCTTCCTGTCCCTTATTGTCTCCAGGGTCATCCCCTCTAATCATTAAGCAAAGGGATCCAGAGTGCCAGCCATGAGTGAGATACTAATTGatgataattgataataattgatctttaaatgccaataaaataaatgtacacacactaaATCCGTGCACATATTTGAGCTTGTTGAtttgtaggagtgtgtgtgtgtgtgtgtacgtgacaaagtgtgtgtttgatctgtgtgtctgcctcccgtTTCTTCTCCGTGTtgagatgtgtgtctgtgttttcatcgTTCTCTGGATAATCTTCTTTTCTGTGTTCAGACATTCTCTCCCGTGGGGGGCTCAAGGAATTTAAACtcaggtcaaacacacacacacacacacacacacacacacacatctactcGACCACTCTTCTTTGATAGCCGTTTCCTCTCGACCTGCCTCTgtctcctgtttttctctcctacACTGTCGTCTGCCAACATTTATCTCAGCTAGTCACTCAGTCACCTCAGCTCTGCCCAGCCCCGCTGGCTTTCCTTTGAGCTCGCGTCCCGGTGGGTCGGCTCAGCCCTGGAAAAGTGATGAGGACGTAGACACACCGCAGTGACACACGTCGGTGACCTTTAAAGTGGAACTCCGCCGATGAGTTTACACAtttaaagtctgtttacaggtcttggggagtactatTGCacatgtggggaaaaaaaaaaaaagttgtataaagccgtttgtggctccagaggcaTCAGTTTCGATCAAACTGTCCTTTGTGAGTCCAACAATGTTACGAACGTTGCCTCTGTCGTTCTCCTGTGGCCTACAGACTACGcaatttaaaaaggcaaaatgtcGGCTGATGCAGTAAAGTATAAGTCCAGTATTTGTCTTACTATCGGCAAATTCCCACGAAAAgacgattaaaaaaaaaaacaatgactcGATCCTACTAACAAGCGCTGCTTGCGTATGCAAAGCCTGATTCCTCTGTGCCAGAGAAAGAAACGCATCAGTGAGCCAcatgttgcactgggtgacatgttacGTCATTAAAATGAACACGGGCGccgtagtttattttgagtcgaCCCCGCGAACACCATCCCGCTGATGCATACGCTACTGCATCAAATCTGTGGCGGAATACAGTCCCCAACAAATAgactatttactcctgtttgactGACGTTTGCTCGATGCTACAGTGCCCCACTGTTTTcgggaaattactgagccttttttaaaaaaaaatcgtTCAATTC
Encoded here:
- the calcrl2 gene encoding calcitonin gene-related peptide type 1 receptor, whose protein sequence is MGIFGGKHSLTARSKKRNMWRTLTLSLIVALALGTEVSQSEDVGSMVAVEEAVEEEQQENFSNVSTVLGKSRHQILAAQFECYLKIIHDPSRTEEGTYCNRTWDGWLCWGDSAPGTVMQMCPEYFFDFDPAEKVTKVCNPDGQWFHHPESNRVWTNYTQCQAYTKDKLKFAYSLYYLAMVGHGLSIVSLIICLIIFSYFKSLSCQRISLHKNMFLSFILNSIVTIMWLSLNVANNQAINASNPVSCKVLAVLTQYTSTSNYFWMLCEGIYLHTLIIVAVFVGEQQLFWYYVVGWGFPVIPAVTYAVARGLFFNDKCWISSHTHLLYIIHGPIQAALLVNFFFLLNIVRVLITKLKETHCAESTAYMKAVRATLILIPLLGVQFILFPWRPEGLISRAIYDFFVNIFSHFQGLLVAIIFCFCNAEAQTALQRKWAQWKSAWGKTGWGETPITKNHFSYHTNSSITETSRATINLEQPPAPPEQDENFLSPSMEQKANGQQENSKTCSNGEADMLSKLASVNI